In one window of Chelmon rostratus isolate fCheRos1 chromosome 19, fCheRos1.pri, whole genome shotgun sequence DNA:
- the eng gene encoding endoglin yields MEGHMARFALLLCITVAASASRQTCDPKEVDANPWIYMSEMLIGCWTSFIGEDKTEVHILSLNFADTDAKMFSLEMTNAKPMNLILTSPDNAHCLCNINADVNLYVNNDSTIVLHGNQHHNNVHKQHFPTQDEELVKWARQKFGGVTSFTTIRNLKTISATGTNGTKPGSRYCTLKNEDASEKHFVEIETASSFKSCSPEQQNQGDEAELHIINIPENAGIRNVSLRVDSRKTSVFLRGPQGTTWTILNPQHTQFGSNNDILLPAMTLRIPPLLTVNNDSAESVQREALNHFKASTFTSYTELRPEDSMILLVLGKKDNPAVTETATKSVIPMTTNAPHQMPLLMQLYTSPDYRSPLDPNTKVQSDKRIYAEISGHTLGDIVLTIKVISCFVRSKGSCPVVKELPFIPEACSLNSCPNSTRLSFSLDQLQELTSTTWDLECSVKLCHSEKCGDGGRVKRNLEVTQPCLQPPSPPCFDFGLPGVLGIAFGGFLIGVLLIGALWFIKIKTGYPTGLDISSTAANLPGCPCSGSKRQPVSTNPSPSENSSANASIGSTQSTPTSSMA; encoded by the exons CCTCACGTCAGACATGTGATCCAAAGGAGGTTGATGCCAACCCATGGATCTACATGAGTGAGATGCTAATTGGCTGTTGGACCAGCTTCATCGGCgaggacaaaacagaggtcCACATCCTTAGCCTCAACTTTGCAGACACG GATGCCAAGATGTTCTCTCTGGAGATGACCAATGCCAAGCCAATGAACCTCATCCTCACATCGCCAGACAACGCCCACTGCCTGTGCAACATCAACGCTGATGTTAACCTCTAT GTAAACAATGACTCCACAATTGTCCTTCATGGTAATCAACATCACAACAACGTTCACAAGCAACACTTCCCCACTCAAGATGAGGAGCTGGTCAAGTGGGCAAGACAGAAGTTCGGGGGTGTGACATCATTCACCACAATCAGAAACCTGAAAACAATCTCAGCGACAGGAACAAATG gaaCCAAACCTGGCTCTCGTTACTGCACGCTTAAAAATGAAGATGCGTCAGAGAAGCACTTTGTGGAGATTGAAACAGCTTCCTCGTTCAAGTCTTGCTCACCAGAGCAGCAGAACCAGGGTGATGAGGCTGAGCTTCACATCATAAACATCCCAGAGAATGCGGGCATTCG CAATGTGTCACTTCGCGTGGACAGTAGGAAGACCAGCGTGTTCCTGAGAGGGCCTCAGGGCACCACATGGACCATCCTCAATCCACAACACACCCAGTTTGGT TCTAACAATGACATCCTGCTGCCCGCCATGACACTCAGAATCCCGCCTTTGCTTACAGTGAACAATGACAGTGCAGAGAGTGTACAAAGGGAagctttaaatcattttaaagccAGTACTTTCACCAGCTATACTGAACTGAGACCAGAGGACTCTATGATTTTACTGGTTCTCGGAAAAAAAGACAACCCAGCAG ttacagaaacagcaacaaaatctgTCATTCCCATGACAACTAATGCTCCTCATCAGATGCCTCTGTTGATGCAGCTGTACACCTCCCCAGACTACCGTTCTCCCCTGGATCCTAACACCAAGGTGCAGAGTGACAAGAGAATTTATGCAGAG atTTCAGGGCACACTTTAGGGGATATTGTCTTGACCATCAAGGTGATCAGCTGCTTTGTGCGCTCCAAGGGCTCATGCCCTGTAGTGAAAGAGCTGCCCTTCATACCAGAGGCCTGCTCCTTAAATTCTTGTCCCAACAGCACCCGACTCAGCTTCTCCTTAGATCAGCTCCAAGAGCTGACGTCCACCACATGGGACCTGGAATGTTCTGTCAAACTTTGCCACAGTGAG AAAtgtggagatggaggaagagtgAAGAGGAATCTTGAGGTTACCCAGCCGTGTCTGCAACCACCAA GCCCACCATGCTTTGATTTTGGCCTACCAGGTGTTCTGGGCATTGCATTTGGAGGGTTCCTGATTGGAGTATTACTTATTGGAGCACTGTGGTTTATCAAAATTAAAACAG GGTACCCAACTGGGCTGGACATTAGCTCAACTGCAGCAAATCTTCCTG gATGTCCCTGCTCAGGATCAAAACGACAACCTGTTTCTACAAACCCTTCCCCCTCTGAGAACAGCAGCGCCAACGCTAGCATTGGAAGCACCCAGAGCACACCGACCAGCAGCATGGCATGA